A window of Formosa sp. Hel1_31_208 contains these coding sequences:
- a CDS encoding ABC transporter permease has translation MAWRDAKASRVRLLLFMASIILGIAAVVSIQLFSTNLKDNIQRQSKSLMGADYIIDTRQVPTKRAQAIIDSLRPDASEVNFVSMIAFPKNGGTKLVRVRGLEGPFPFYGNIDTQPTSAAITYQDLGGALVDATLLLQFDIKPGDSIKVGELTLPIIGALKSIPGSTAISTSVAPPIVIPYRFIEDTKLLQFGSRKEYQYFYKVADTINLDRFEDKIEPMLDAENADLDTHTSTSRRLGRRYENVGKFLNLAAFIALLLGCIGIASSVHIYIKEKLRAIAVLKCMGASRLQSFLIFLIQISGIGIIGGLIGSLIGVGLQELFPYILKDFLPFNVEITITAQPILIGVCLGFFMSVLVALLPLLRTWYVSPLEVLRIDEKPTKEPKQVRYIVFTIILVFLFLFSFWLLNNAAFAFGFVIATLITFSVLASIALLSIKAIRRYFPQRWGFTARQSLLNLFRPNNQTVVLVVAIGLGTFLISTLYFTKDILLAKTEVGQTAENANIIILDVQSQQRDAVAQSIKANGLTILDNIPLVTMRMHSIKDQLVNDIRQDSTRQVRGWILNHEFRTTYRDALIASEELLEGEWTSELKSDDPVVISISDNLAADAKVTVGDAIVFNVQGVLMETKVGSIRKVDWGQIQLNFSIVFPKGVLEQAPQFNVLTTAAPDEKRSADLQRDLVAQFPNVSIIDLRQVFTIVENILDKVSWIINFMAFFSILTGIIVLIGSVRTSKYQRIKESVLLRTLGAKNTQILQISAFEYLFLGLLGSLVGILLALVSSLCLALFVFKEPFSPSFIPFLVFLPGITLLVLGIGLSNIRTVIRSSPLEVLRRES, from the coding sequence ATGGCTTGGCGAGATGCCAAAGCAAGTCGCGTACGATTACTGTTATTTATGGCCTCGATTATACTAGGCATTGCAGCTGTTGTATCCATTCAATTATTTAGCACTAATCTTAAAGACAATATTCAGCGCCAATCTAAATCCTTAATGGGTGCCGATTATATTATTGATACCAGACAAGTTCCAACAAAGCGCGCCCAAGCGATTATTGACTCCTTAAGACCGGATGCTTCTGAAGTCAATTTTGTTTCTATGATAGCCTTTCCAAAAAATGGAGGTACTAAATTAGTACGCGTTAGAGGTTTAGAAGGCCCCTTTCCTTTTTACGGAAATATTGACACACAACCTACCTCTGCTGCAATAACTTATCAAGACTTAGGTGGAGCTTTAGTTGATGCTACATTATTGCTTCAATTTGATATCAAACCAGGGGATTCCATCAAGGTAGGTGAACTGACACTGCCCATTATTGGAGCCTTAAAATCCATTCCAGGAAGCACGGCAATTTCAACCTCTGTGGCACCACCTATTGTGATTCCATATCGTTTTATCGAAGACACAAAACTCTTGCAATTTGGTAGTCGTAAGGAATACCAATACTTCTACAAAGTAGCAGACACCATAAACTTAGACCGCTTTGAAGATAAGATTGAACCTATGCTAGATGCAGAAAATGCCGATTTGGACACACATACCAGCACAAGCAGACGTCTAGGGAGACGTTATGAAAATGTGGGTAAATTTCTAAATTTGGCTGCGTTTATCGCCTTACTACTGGGTTGTATTGGTATTGCCAGTTCGGTTCATATTTATATTAAAGAAAAACTGAGAGCCATTGCTGTTTTAAAGTGCATGGGAGCATCTCGTCTTCAAAGTTTTCTGATTTTTTTGATTCAGATTTCAGGCATTGGAATTATTGGTGGTTTAATCGGATCTCTTATTGGAGTGGGACTACAAGAACTCTTTCCTTATATCTTAAAAGATTTTCTTCCGTTTAATGTTGAAATTACTATAACTGCGCAGCCCATCTTAATTGGTGTTTGTCTCGGTTTCTTTATGTCGGTTTTGGTTGCATTATTACCGTTGCTTAGAACTTGGTATGTATCGCCATTAGAAGTTTTACGTATCGATGAGAAGCCCACAAAAGAGCCTAAACAAGTGCGTTATATTGTATTTACAATCATTTTAGTTTTTCTATTTTTGTTTTCTTTTTGGTTGCTGAATAATGCCGCCTTTGCTTTTGGTTTTGTAATTGCCACCTTGATAACCTTTTCCGTTTTAGCAAGTATAGCATTGCTTAGCATTAAAGCTATTAGACGTTATTTTCCGCAACGTTGGGGTTTTACAGCGCGTCAAAGTTTACTCAACTTGTTTAGACCAAACAATCAAACTGTGGTATTAGTTGTTGCTATTGGATTGGGTACCTTTTTAATTAGCACCTTGTATTTCACTAAAGATATTTTATTAGCCAAAACTGAAGTTGGCCAGACTGCTGAAAACGCTAATATTATTATATTAGATGTGCAAAGTCAACAGCGTGATGCTGTAGCCCAGAGTATTAAGGCCAATGGCTTAACTATACTTGATAATATCCCGCTCGTTACGATGCGAATGCATAGCATTAAAGACCAATTGGTTAATGATATACGCCAAGATAGCACACGCCAGGTTCGCGGTTGGATATTGAATCACGAATTCAGAACCACCTATCGAGATGCATTAATCGCTTCAGAAGAGCTGCTAGAAGGGGAGTGGACATCAGAATTAAAGTCGGATGATCCGGTCGTAATTTCAATTTCGGATAATTTAGCTGCAGATGCTAAAGTCACGGTTGGCGATGCCATTGTTTTTAATGTACAAGGTGTACTTATGGAAACCAAAGTAGGCAGTATTCGCAAAGTAGATTGGGGACAAATACAGCTTAATTTCTCTATTGTGTTTCCTAAAGGGGTCCTTGAACAAGCGCCTCAGTTCAATGTGCTTACTACTGCAGCACCTGACGAAAAGCGTTCTGCAGACTTGCAGCGCGATTTGGTCGCTCAATTTCCAAATGTTTCTATTATTGATTTACGACAAGTATTTACAATTGTCGAGAATATCTTAGATAAAGTGTCTTGGATAATTAATTTCATGGCCTTCTTTAGCATACTAACTGGTATTATTGTATTGATTGGCTCCGTAAGGACGAGCAAATACCAACGTATAAAAGAAAGTGTATTACTGCGAACACTTGGTGCTAAAAATACTCAGATTTTACAAATTTCAGCTTTTGAATATCTGTTTTTGGGCTTATTGGGTAGTTTAGTTGGAATTTTATTAGCCTTAGTGAGTAGTCTCTGTTTAGCCTTATTTGTTTTTAAAGAACCTTTTTCACCATCATTCATTCCATTTTTAGTGTTTTTACCTGGTATTACACTATTGGTTTTGGGTATAGGCTTAAGCAATATCCGGACTGTAATTAGAAGTTCTCCTTTAGAGGTATTGCGAAGAGAAAGTTAA
- a CDS encoding ABC transporter ATP-binding protein produces MSKILKITGLEKTYTSGNKQLTVLQNITFDVDKGQTFSIVGPSGSGKTTLLGLCAGLDQPNAGCVELCGYDLNSLNEDQRAQLRNKEVGFIFQNFQLLPTLTALENVSVPLELQSAKDASEKSTALLDKVGLADRVHHYPSQLSGGEQQRVALARAFANAPSILFADEPTGNLDEETGEKVIQLLFELNKEAGTTLVIISHDLELANRTQQILRLKGGQILTNLPTTIL; encoded by the coding sequence ATGTCAAAGATATTAAAGATAACTGGGCTAGAAAAGACTTATACCAGTGGTAACAAACAATTAACGGTTTTGCAGAATATCACTTTTGATGTCGATAAAGGGCAAACCTTTTCTATTGTTGGACCTTCAGGTAGTGGTAAAACGACGCTCTTAGGATTATGCGCGGGTTTAGATCAACCAAATGCAGGTTGTGTAGAGCTATGTGGCTATGATTTAAATAGTTTAAATGAAGACCAACGTGCTCAATTACGAAATAAAGAAGTAGGGTTTATTTTTCAAAATTTTCAATTGCTACCAACACTTACCGCTCTTGAAAATGTTAGTGTACCACTAGAATTGCAAAGCGCTAAGGATGCTTCGGAAAAAAGCACCGCCCTATTAGATAAAGTAGGTTTGGCCGATCGCGTTCATCATTATCCCTCTCAGCTTTCTGGAGGAGAACAACAACGTGTCGCTTTAGCGAGAGCATTTGCTAACGCACCATCTATTTTATTTGCAGATGAACCTACTGGAAATTTAGATGAAGAAACGGGTGAAAAAGTGATTCAGCTATTATTCGAACTTAATAAAGAAGCCGGTACGACTCTGGTTATTATTTCTCACGATTTGGAATTAGCCAATCGCACGCAACAAATACTTCGACTAAAAGGTGGGCAAATATTAACGAATTTACCAACGACAATACTTTGA